The following proteins come from a genomic window of Geothrix edaphica:
- a CDS encoding DUF309 domain-containing protein: MSDDCNLTPFWQRQPQLPLQIQRFFQARMEAALGDPEARQVLVWPTILGAPGLRKAHPEGIPEAPLRDHAARMLSALGHHDPAAAWQAHLAAWPDTAETGATGWRPAAAWGAWGPLVSLRCGWQLAALTPLPLGARYPLACGVSLFNHGLYHECHDALEPLWDAAEGSLKSQLQGLILLAGGYHHLQQHNLRGMLALWEESLGRLEDCGGRLATPWGEVRAELALDLTARRLDHGKRMTDDADDDAVIGPLWALDRPTWELA, encoded by the coding sequence ATGAGCGACGACTGCAACCTGACCCCCTTCTGGCAGCGCCAGCCCCAGCTCCCGCTGCAGATCCAGCGCTTCTTCCAGGCCCGGATGGAGGCGGCCCTGGGGGACCCGGAGGCCCGCCAGGTCCTGGTCTGGCCCACGATCCTCGGGGCACCGGGGCTGCGGAAGGCCCATCCCGAGGGCATTCCCGAAGCCCCGCTGCGGGACCACGCCGCCCGGATGCTGAGCGCCCTCGGGCACCACGATCCGGCCGCGGCCTGGCAGGCCCACCTCGCCGCCTGGCCCGACACGGCGGAGACGGGAGCCACCGGCTGGCGCCCCGCTGCCGCATGGGGGGCCTGGGGCCCCCTGGTGAGCCTGCGCTGTGGCTGGCAGCTGGCAGCCCTCACGCCGCTGCCCCTGGGCGCCCGCTATCCGCTGGCCTGCGGCGTCTCCCTCTTCAACCACGGCCTCTACCACGAGTGCCACGACGCGCTCGAGCCCCTCTGGGATGCCGCGGAAGGGTCCCTGAAGAGCCAGCTCCAGGGCCTCATCCTGCTGGCGGGTGGCTACCACCACCTCCAGCAGCACAACCTGCGGGGCATGCTGGCCCTGTGGGAGGAGAGCCTGGGCCGCCTGGAGGACTGCGGCGGACGCCTCGCCACGCCCTGGGGCGAGGTGCGGGCCGAGCTCGCGCTGGACCTGACGGCCCGGCGGCTGGACCATGGGAAGCGCATGACGGACGACGCGGACGATGATGCGGTGATTGGGCCCTTGTGGGCCCTGGACCGCCCCACCTGGGAGCTGGCATGA
- a CDS encoding SHOCT domain-containing protein → MRPPAALLLLLPALLSAQAGGLDAGRLDPAWFGPGAAFQPSKTLGFQWVKPGLDLRGRTIQLMAWEAPAWLLGRRASQDQVFLQRVEGSLPKGLERGLRRGLKGSLPVSSTHGDVRLIARVVDAEGQADSYLAVGRSTLSFDLKLVDGATGELLGAFHDTLESPGADYLPSRFERWCQELGRLLAASVAPAVKPSLVAPALPPPAAAPPEAPLFDLEGALRRLEELKRDGLISEAEYQALRKKAVEKAGTPR, encoded by the coding sequence ATGCGACCACCTGCCGCCCTGCTGTTGCTGCTCCCCGCTCTCCTCTCGGCCCAGGCCGGGGGCCTGGACGCAGGGCGGCTCGATCCGGCCTGGTTCGGCCCCGGCGCCGCCTTCCAGCCATCGAAGACCCTGGGTTTCCAGTGGGTGAAGCCAGGCCTGGACCTGCGGGGCCGGACGATCCAGCTCATGGCCTGGGAGGCTCCCGCCTGGCTGCTGGGCAGGCGGGCCTCGCAGGACCAGGTCTTCCTGCAGCGGGTGGAGGGTTCCCTGCCGAAGGGGCTGGAACGGGGCCTCCGCCGTGGGCTGAAGGGGAGCCTTCCCGTGTCCTCCACCCACGGGGATGTCCGCCTCATCGCGCGCGTGGTGGATGCGGAGGGCCAGGCCGACAGCTACCTGGCCGTCGGCCGGTCCACCCTGTCCTTCGACCTCAAGCTCGTGGACGGGGCTACCGGTGAGCTGCTCGGCGCCTTCCACGACACCCTCGAGAGCCCGGGCGCAGACTATCTCCCCAGCCGCTTCGAGCGCTGGTGTCAGGAGCTGGGGCGGCTGCTCGCGGCCTCCGTGGCTCCGGCCGTGAAGCCCTCCCTGGTGGCGCCTGCGCTGCCGCCGCCCGCCGCCGCGCCCCCTGAGGCCCCGCTCTTCGACCTGGAGGGCGCCCTGCGCCGCCTCGAGGAACTCAAGCGCGACGGTCTCATCAGCGAAGCGGAATACCAGGCGCTGCGGAAGAAGGCGGTCGAGAAGGCCGGAACCCCTAGATAG
- the yaaA gene encoding peroxide stress protein YaaA, giving the protein MTSLPVVLLAPSEEKAGGGVRGRLPETPAQHWVRERLVALAKTGSPEALKKAFDVKELALDKARAEALALTRPVPLLPALSRYAGVAFQALDAASLAPEAWARVFILSNLRGLVRGDEPVPPYKLKLSAIPGLKAHWRKALPAQLEALPGGPVWELLPGEAADLLKGWGRPRHTVEIFDAHGRAISHFSKKYRGLVARWILLHGQGDPRKVLKGRVPGCQWLGVDENDRGGLVLRLRVEP; this is encoded by the coding sequence ATGACCAGCCTGCCGGTCGTCCTGCTCGCGCCTTCGGAGGAGAAGGCCGGCGGGGGCGTGCGGGGCCGCCTGCCGGAGACCCCGGCTCAACACTGGGTGCGCGAGCGCCTGGTGGCTCTGGCGAAGACCGGCTCGCCGGAGGCCCTGAAGAAGGCCTTCGACGTGAAGGAGCTGGCCCTGGACAAGGCCCGCGCAGAGGCCCTGGCGCTGACCCGGCCCGTGCCCCTGCTGCCGGCGCTGTCCCGCTATGCCGGCGTGGCCTTCCAGGCCCTGGACGCGGCTTCGTTGGCACCGGAGGCCTGGGCCCGGGTGTTCATCCTCTCCAACCTCCGGGGCCTCGTGCGCGGGGACGAACCCGTGCCACCCTACAAACTCAAGCTGAGTGCCATCCCGGGGCTGAAGGCCCACTGGCGGAAGGCGTTGCCGGCGCAGCTGGAGGCCCTGCCCGGGGGGCCCGTGTGGGAGCTGCTGCCTGGCGAGGCCGCCGACCTGCTGAAGGGCTGGGGGCGGCCCCGGCACACCGTGGAGATCTTCGACGCCCACGGCAGGGCCATCAGCCACTTCTCGAAGAAGTACCGGGGCCTGGTGGCCCGGTGGATCCTGCTCCACGGGCAGGGCGATCCCCGGAAGGTGCTGAAGGGGCGGGTCCCCGGCTGCCAGTGGCTCGGGGTGGACGAGAACGACCGGGGCGGCCTGGTCCTCCGGTTGCGGGTGGAACCATGA
- a CDS encoding secretin N-terminal domain-containing protein, with the protein MPLSSFAPARNLIAVAAVLLLALGCSLHKANRAYDEGRYDDAVASYREVLRRDPSNTKARIGIKRASQRAAEGHLSLARQAEQRGKSDTELMEVRKALVLDPDNQIAQDWLIRLEEKAARNRAEVDAADDLELMKAKADTVNPVQLNPRSIEGMDLNFSRRTSLREIFATLSRASGVNIIAHSSFQDQTISIDLRGLPFQRILDTLMLQNDLFYKVIDKNTIMVFKATPQNRDLYENQLLKTYYLSNADPTELRSTLTTLNPQLRVFTDKRINAIIVKAKPLELAVVDQVIRSLDKAKAEVMVYMELMEVTENSLEQVGLLPVINASDTSGTFRMGATTVNNTSGLNTNSGFTKIHTADIRVLFPNLALDFLKGNGDARLVASPNVRVLSGETGEVNIGEKISTTQSQLSLPTTGTTGTASASSLLGGVGQTSFSYEDVGVKIKVEPRVHHNGEITLKINSLVTTLKSGSTPGRPDLGKREIITSARLRDGETAIFGGLLKDEEQKSLQGIWGLADIPLIGRLTGNTRNSKAKTDVILTIRAVLVRKPVLTEQDWAPFNPDEAASQSGQFTPKAAKAPAPGSAAAAQQPAPTAPAATPGPTPAAPVPPVPAPSDAIQEKKPEGPADDQRPPAASDLVIFMTPVASEIKVGERVQISLTVSGGKGLSSGTVELRLPAGLKLGSVTPGDFITTEGGNLEQFPGKDGTLKLVFKRNSAEVDSGLLATLDLTGLTAGNAPVLIQSGQFLAGTNPISGRWSNALVTVQ; encoded by the coding sequence ATGCCGCTCTCCTCCTTCGCCCCCGCCCGCAACCTCATCGCCGTCGCCGCGGTCCTGCTCCTGGCCCTTGGCTGCAGCCTGCACAAGGCCAACCGGGCCTACGACGAGGGCCGCTACGACGACGCCGTGGCCTCCTACCGCGAGGTTCTGCGCCGCGATCCGTCGAACACCAAGGCGCGCATCGGCATCAAGCGCGCCTCCCAGCGGGCCGCCGAGGGGCATCTCTCCCTCGCCCGGCAGGCCGAGCAGCGCGGGAAGAGCGACACGGAGCTGATGGAAGTCCGGAAGGCCCTGGTGCTGGACCCCGACAACCAGATCGCCCAGGACTGGCTGATCCGACTGGAAGAGAAGGCCGCCAGGAACAGGGCCGAGGTCGATGCCGCCGATGACCTTGAGCTGATGAAGGCCAAGGCCGACACCGTAAACCCCGTCCAGCTGAACCCGCGGTCCATCGAGGGCATGGATCTCAACTTCAGCCGCCGCACCAGCCTGCGCGAGATCTTCGCCACTCTGAGCCGGGCTTCCGGGGTGAACATCATCGCGCACTCGTCCTTCCAGGATCAGACCATCTCCATCGATCTGCGGGGGCTGCCCTTCCAGCGCATCCTGGACACCCTGATGCTGCAGAACGACCTGTTCTACAAGGTCATCGACAAGAACACCATCATGGTCTTCAAGGCCACCCCCCAGAACCGCGACCTGTACGAGAACCAGCTCCTCAAGACCTACTACCTGTCCAACGCCGACCCCACGGAACTGCGCTCCACCCTCACCACCCTCAATCCCCAGCTGCGGGTGTTCACGGACAAGCGCATCAACGCCATCATCGTGAAGGCCAAGCCCCTGGAGCTGGCCGTGGTGGACCAGGTGATCCGCAGCCTCGACAAGGCCAAGGCCGAGGTCATGGTCTACATGGAACTGATGGAGGTCACGGAGAACAGCCTCGAGCAGGTGGGCCTGCTCCCGGTGATCAACGCCTCCGACACCTCCGGCACCTTCCGCATGGGGGCCACCACGGTGAACAACACGTCGGGCCTGAACACGAACTCGGGCTTCACCAAGATCCACACGGCCGACATCCGCGTGCTCTTCCCCAACCTCGCCCTGGACTTCCTCAAGGGCAACGGCGACGCCCGCCTGGTGGCCAGCCCCAATGTCCGCGTGCTCTCCGGCGAGACCGGCGAAGTGAACATCGGCGAGAAGATCTCCACCACGCAGAGCCAGCTGTCCCTGCCCACCACGGGCACGACCGGCACCGCCTCCGCCTCCTCGCTCCTGGGTGGCGTGGGCCAGACCTCGTTCTCCTACGAGGATGTGGGCGTGAAGATCAAGGTGGAGCCACGCGTCCACCACAACGGCGAGATCACCCTCAAGATCAACAGCCTCGTCACCACCCTGAAGTCCGGCTCCACGCCGGGCCGGCCCGACCTCGGGAAGCGGGAGATCATCACCTCCGCCCGCCTGCGCGACGGCGAGACGGCCATCTTCGGCGGCCTGCTGAAGGACGAGGAGCAGAAGAGCCTCCAGGGCATCTGGGGCCTCGCCGACATCCCCCTCATCGGGCGGCTGACCGGGAACACCCGCAACAGCAAGGCCAAGACCGACGTCATCCTCACCATCCGGGCCGTCCTGGTGCGGAAGCCCGTGCTTACCGAGCAGGACTGGGCCCCCTTCAACCCCGACGAGGCCGCCTCGCAATCCGGGCAGTTCACCCCCAAGGCCGCGAAGGCGCCCGCCCCCGGGTCCGCCGCTGCCGCGCAGCAGCCGGCCCCGACCGCACCGGCAGCCACGCCTGGGCCCACACCCGCGGCCCCGGTCCCCCCCGTCCCCGCCCCCTCGGACGCCATCCAGGAGAAGAAGCCTGAAGGGCCCGCCGATGACCAGCGCCCCCCCGCGGCCTCGGACCTGGTGATCTTCATGACCCCCGTGGCCTCGGAAATCAAGGTCGGCGAGCGGGTCCAGATCAGCCTCACCGTCAGCGGAGGCAAGGGACTCAGCTCGGGCACGGTGGAGCTCCGCCTCCCCGCCGGCCTCAAGCTCGGCTCCGTGACGCCCGGTGATTTCATCACCACCGAAGGCGGCAACCTGGAGCAGTTCCCCGGGAAGGACGGCACGCTGAAGCTCGTCTTCAAGCGCAACAGCGCCGAGGTGGACAGCGGCCTCCTGGCCACCCTCGACCTGACGGGCCTCACCGCCGGCAACGCGCCCGTGCTCATCCAGAGCGGACAGTTCCTGGCCGGCACCAACCCGATCTCCGGGCGCTGGTCCAACGCCCTCGTGACGGTGCAGTGA
- a CDS encoding type II secretion system protein — protein sequence MSRQSGFTLLELVVTATVLLILASVTVPLARNGLKRQQELELRRDLREMRQAIDDYKKQAEQQKIKAPPAEANFYPESLEVLVEGVPAAGSISRKVRFLRRIPVDPLTGKAEWGLRSSSDDANSTSWGGGHVYDVYSLSPGRGMNGIPYREW from the coding sequence GTGAGCCGCCAGAGCGGATTCACCCTGCTCGAACTGGTGGTCACGGCCACCGTGCTGCTGATCCTCGCCTCCGTGACGGTGCCCCTCGCCCGCAACGGCCTCAAGCGCCAGCAGGAGCTGGAACTGCGCCGGGACCTCCGCGAGATGCGCCAGGCCATCGACGACTATAAGAAGCAGGCCGAGCAGCAGAAGATCAAGGCCCCGCCTGCGGAAGCGAACTTCTATCCCGAAAGCCTCGAGGTCCTGGTGGAGGGTGTGCCCGCCGCCGGGTCCATCAGCCGCAAGGTGCGCTTCCTCCGCCGGATCCCGGTGGACCCTCTCACCGGCAAGGCCGAGTGGGGCCTCCGGAGCTCCAGCGACGACGCCAACAGCACCAGCTGGGGGGGTGGCCACGTCTACGATGTCTACAGCCTCTCCCCGGGCCGGGGCATGAACGGCATCCCCTACCGCGAGTGGTGA
- a CDS encoding PilN domain-containing protein, translating into MAVPALHLNLAPRPSLWRQHHRILGWAALGLGAVFLLGALGLTWRAYHQAGRAGRDAVNLTEETRRAARSEAQIQSSLQGMDATREQARWKLAERILQERSLPWSRVTAELEQCMAPGMRLKGLQRTRGNGQQVMMKLKGEAQSREAEAAFVDALRTAPVFAGVILEREAERQGGGWDFELNLPAAAVPPPFEVRAVKTGPAPTASPVARPIPAAPRPAPAPAPASSSPRPLPPPVPPTPAPTPGGRDGAQARPAPAPGEEEEVRAPRGSRYSRRPPR; encoded by the coding sequence ATGGCCGTTCCTGCCCTCCACCTCAACCTGGCCCCCCGTCCCAGCCTCTGGCGCCAGCACCACCGGATCCTCGGCTGGGCCGCCCTCGGCCTGGGCGCGGTCTTCCTGCTCGGCGCCCTGGGCCTCACCTGGCGGGCCTACCATCAGGCGGGCCGGGCCGGGCGCGATGCCGTGAACCTGACGGAGGAGACCCGGCGGGCCGCCCGCTCGGAAGCGCAGATCCAGAGTTCGCTCCAGGGCATGGACGCCACTCGCGAGCAGGCCCGGTGGAAGTTGGCCGAGCGCATCCTCCAGGAGCGGAGCCTGCCCTGGTCACGCGTCACCGCGGAGCTCGAGCAGTGCATGGCGCCCGGCATGCGGCTGAAGGGGCTCCAGCGGACCCGCGGCAATGGCCAGCAGGTGATGATGAAGCTCAAGGGCGAGGCCCAGAGCCGGGAGGCGGAGGCCGCCTTCGTGGACGCCCTCCGCACGGCCCCGGTCTTCGCCGGTGTGATCCTGGAGCGCGAAGCCGAGCGCCAGGGCGGCGGCTGGGACTTCGAGCTGAACCTGCCCGCCGCCGCCGTCCCCCCGCCGTTCGAGGTGCGGGCCGTGAAGACCGGCCCCGCACCGACGGCGTCACCGGTGGCCAGGCCCATTCCCGCCGCCCCCCGGCCGGCCCCGGCGCCTGCCCCGGCCTCCAGTTCCCCCCGCCCGCTCCCGCCACCGGTCCCCCCGACCCCGGCCCCGACCCCCGGTGGCAGGGATGGAGCCCAGGCCCGTCCCGCCCCCGCCCCCGGTGAGGAGGAGGAAGTACGCGCACCCAGGGGCTCGCGCTATTCGAGGAGGCCCCCCCGATGA
- the rpsO gene encoding 30S ribosomal protein S15 has translation MALNVEQKKIIIDDYKQHESDTGSPEVQVAILTKRINDLTEHFKTHTKDYHSRRGLMIMVGQRRRLLDYLKKKSKERYATLIERLGLRR, from the coding sequence ATGGCCCTGAATGTGGAACAGAAGAAGATCATCATCGACGACTACAAGCAGCACGAGTCGGATACGGGTTCGCCCGAGGTCCAGGTCGCGATCCTGACCAAGCGCATCAACGACCTGACCGAGCACTTCAAGACCCACACCAAGGACTACCACAGCCGCCGCGGTCTCATGATCATGGTCGGCCAGCGCCGCCGCCTGCTCGACTACCTCAAGAAGAAGAGCAAGGAGCGCTACGCCACGCTGATCGAGCGCCTGGGCCTGCGTCGATAG
- a CDS encoding NUDIX domain-containing protein, producing the protein MDLKPLPRPEHPDPYTVLDRRFVYDSPWIRIREDRFRHRRGAEGRYAVCGFHRTACGVLALDDQDRVVLVGQWRYPLEAYSWEIPEGGGDISESPFEAMRRELAEEAGLAAQVWEPLAFFHTSNSSTEEEAFLFLATGLSPFDGHQAEDDEELLLHREPFQDCLRRVLAGEITDSLTVVALLALQGGRSGVAAALDPALAERFFQRPQDHPSAGRARWRELDGP; encoded by the coding sequence ATGGACCTGAAACCCCTGCCCCGGCCTGAGCATCCGGATCCCTACACCGTCCTCGATCGGCGGTTCGTGTACGACTCGCCGTGGATCCGCATCCGCGAGGACCGGTTCCGCCACCGCCGGGGCGCCGAGGGCCGCTATGCCGTCTGCGGCTTCCACCGCACCGCCTGCGGCGTGCTGGCCCTGGACGACCAGGACCGCGTGGTGCTCGTGGGCCAGTGGCGCTACCCCCTGGAGGCCTACTCCTGGGAGATCCCCGAGGGGGGCGGCGACATCTCCGAGAGCCCCTTCGAGGCCATGCGCCGGGAGCTGGCGGAGGAGGCCGGCCTGGCCGCGCAGGTCTGGGAACCCCTCGCCTTCTTCCACACCAGCAATTCGTCCACCGAGGAAGAGGCCTTCCTCTTCCTCGCCACGGGGCTCAGCCCCTTCGACGGCCACCAGGCCGAGGACGACGAAGAGCTGCTGCTCCATCGCGAGCCCTTCCAGGATTGCCTCCGCCGGGTGCTGGCCGGCGAGATCACCGACAGCCTCACGGTGGTGGCCCTGCTGGCCCTCCAGGGAGGCAGGAGCGGCGTGGCCGCGGCCCTGGACCCGGCCCTGGCGGAACGGTTCTTCCAGCGCCCCCAGGACCACCCCTCCGCGGGCCGGGCGCGCTGGCGCGAGCTGGACGGGCCATGA
- a CDS encoding L-serine ammonia-lyase, whose protein sequence is MVLSVFDLFRIGIGPSSSHTVGPMRAARSFAFALEAAGLLEATAAVRAELFGSLGATGKGHGSDKAVILGLLGETPEGVDVEAVEGRLAQIRGSERLRLLGRREVVFREADHLLMLRKSLPFHPNGLRFTALDAAGGTLRTQVYYSVGGGFVVEEGVPVQAAAGPEPPHPFHTGNELLARCRESGLSVSRLMLENERTWRSEAEIRSGLLEIWGVMQACVRRGCATEGLLPGGLKVMRRAPSLFRRLTETPETGLKDPLTALDFVSLYALAVNEENAAGGRVVTAPTNGAAGIIPAVMHYYRRFVPGATDEGVERFLLTAGAIGALYKENASISGAEVGCQGEVGVACSMAAGALAEVLGGTPGQVENAAEIGMEHNLGLTCDPIGGLVQVPCIERNAMASVKAINAARMALYGDGHHFVSLDKVIKTMRDTGADMKSKYKETARGGLAVNVLELPLDFTVNLPEC, encoded by the coding sequence ATGGTGCTGTCCGTCTTCGACCTCTTCCGCATCGGTATCGGGCCCAGCTCCTCGCACACCGTGGGGCCCATGCGCGCGGCCCGAAGCTTCGCGTTCGCGCTGGAGGCCGCGGGCCTGCTGGAGGCGACCGCCGCGGTGAGGGCCGAGCTGTTCGGCAGCCTGGGCGCTACGGGGAAGGGCCACGGCAGCGACAAGGCGGTGATCCTGGGCCTGCTCGGGGAGACGCCGGAAGGCGTGGATGTGGAGGCCGTGGAGGGCCGGTTGGCCCAGATCCGGGGTTCGGAGCGCCTGCGGCTTCTCGGCCGACGGGAGGTCGTCTTCCGCGAGGCCGACCACCTGCTCATGCTCCGGAAGAGCCTGCCCTTCCATCCCAACGGCCTCCGTTTCACGGCCCTCGATGCAGCCGGTGGGACGCTGCGGACCCAGGTCTACTACTCCGTGGGCGGCGGGTTCGTGGTCGAGGAGGGCGTTCCTGTCCAGGCGGCCGCGGGACCCGAGCCGCCTCATCCCTTCCACACGGGCAACGAGCTGCTGGCGCGTTGCCGCGAGTCGGGGCTCAGCGTCAGCCGACTCATGCTGGAGAACGAGCGGACCTGGCGTTCTGAGGCGGAGATCCGATCGGGCCTCCTGGAGATCTGGGGGGTGATGCAGGCCTGCGTGCGGCGGGGCTGCGCGACGGAAGGCCTGCTGCCCGGGGGGCTGAAGGTGATGCGCCGCGCCCCCTCGCTGTTCCGCCGGCTGACGGAGACTCCGGAGACGGGGTTGAAGGATCCCCTCACGGCCCTCGATTTCGTGAGCCTCTACGCCCTGGCGGTGAACGAGGAGAACGCCGCCGGGGGACGGGTGGTGACGGCCCCCACCAATGGCGCGGCGGGTATCATCCCCGCCGTGATGCACTATTACCGCCGCTTTGTGCCCGGGGCCACGGACGAGGGTGTGGAGCGCTTCCTGCTCACGGCCGGGGCCATCGGCGCCCTCTACAAAGAGAACGCCTCCATCAGTGGCGCCGAGGTGGGCTGCCAGGGCGAGGTGGGCGTGGCGTGCTCCATGGCGGCCGGGGCCCTGGCCGAGGTGCTGGGCGGCACGCCGGGCCAGGTGGAGAACGCCGCGGAGATCGGCATGGAGCACAACCTGGGCCTCACCTGCGATCCCATCGGCGGCCTGGTGCAGGTGCCCTGCATCGAGCGCAACGCCATGGCCAGCGTGAAGGCCATCAACGCCGCGCGCATGGCACTCTATGGGGATGGCCACCATTTCGTGAGCCTGGACAAGGTCATCAAGACCATGCGGGATACCGGCGCAGACATGAAGAGCAAGTACAAGGAGACCGCCCGGGGCGGCCTTGCCGTGAACGTGCTCGAGCTGCCGCTGGACTTCACCGTGAACCTGCCGGAGTGCTGA
- a CDS encoding L-threonylcarbamoyladenylate synthase, which yields MILTLHPDTPQLRHLERIGELLRRDGVIAYPTDTLFGLGCLVSRKKAVDRIHQIKGRDPKKPMSILCSDMEMLCRYTRHLDTPTFRILKQLLPGPYTVLLPASREVPRYLQNKQVVGLRIPDQSFCHALVTLLGEPIITTSAALPDQPVLNTAWEIEEEQGHALDLVVDCGQPLGTPSTILDLSGEEPVLLREGAGAWPI from the coding sequence ATGATCCTCACGCTGCATCCCGACACGCCCCAGCTGCGCCATCTTGAGCGCATCGGGGAGTTGCTGCGGCGGGATGGCGTCATCGCCTACCCCACGGACACCCTCTTCGGGCTGGGCTGCCTCGTCTCCCGCAAAAAGGCGGTGGACCGCATCCACCAGATCAAGGGGCGCGATCCGAAGAAGCCCATGTCGATCCTGTGCTCGGACATGGAGATGCTCTGCCGCTACACCCGCCACCTGGACACGCCGACCTTCCGCATCCTCAAGCAGCTGCTGCCGGGCCCCTACACGGTCCTCCTGCCCGCCAGCCGCGAGGTGCCGCGCTACCTCCAGAACAAGCAGGTGGTGGGCCTCCGCATCCCGGACCAGTCGTTCTGCCATGCGCTGGTGACCCTGCTCGGCGAGCCCATCATCACCACCAGCGCCGCCCTGCCGGACCAGCCGGTGCTGAACACTGCCTGGGAGATCGAAGAAGAGCAGGGTCACGCCCTGGATCTGGTGGTGGACTGCGGCCAGCCCCTGGGTACTCCCAGCACCATCCTGGACCTCAGCGGCGAGGAGCCCGTCCTCCTGCGGGAGGGCGCGGGAGCCTGGCCTATCTAG
- the nadB gene encoding L-aspartate oxidase, whose product MKDMADLLVLGAGIAGCSAALRAAEQGVTVVLVAKDELGGSNTAWAQGGIIGQPPPEEGDSPDLLAADIEAAGAGLCRPEAVRQLAEEGPKLCRSFLWERLGVPFDLGANGTPDPTAEAAHSARRIYHAKDATGLAIQTALSEAVRKHPNIRVREGLCLVDLITSPHHCISPVRVYEPIRVHGAFLFDPATGGVEGLLARRTLLATGGLGYLYLHTTNPSGATGDGLAAAYRASARIVNCEYLQFHPTTLYVPGKPRTLLTEALRGEGAQLLNRKGERFMAKYAPDQLELAPRDVVSRAIFQEMAVSGEPCAYLDLAPVAAKLDLDEHFPTVMAACHAEGIDPHRQPIPVVPAAHYFCGGVLVDLEGRTSLPGLFAAGEVACTGLHGANRLASTSLLEGLVWGFHGADAAVRELRETVDPDPGDLASWRMPEEPVETDPLLIDQDWRLIRSTLWNYAGIVRSSARLERAKADLHYLAHRIERFYHEAPLSRELLELRSGILCARLILNAALQNPESRGCHYRVD is encoded by the coding sequence ATGAAGGACATGGCCGATCTGCTGGTGCTGGGCGCGGGAATCGCCGGGTGCTCCGCGGCCCTGCGGGCGGCGGAGCAGGGCGTCACGGTGGTGCTGGTGGCCAAGGACGAGCTGGGCGGCAGCAACACGGCCTGGGCCCAGGGCGGCATCATCGGCCAGCCCCCGCCGGAGGAGGGCGATTCCCCCGATCTGCTGGCCGCGGACATCGAAGCGGCGGGCGCCGGCCTCTGCCGGCCCGAAGCGGTGCGCCAGCTGGCGGAGGAGGGGCCCAAGCTCTGCCGGAGCTTCCTCTGGGAGCGCCTGGGCGTGCCCTTCGACCTGGGGGCCAACGGAACGCCCGATCCCACGGCCGAGGCGGCCCACAGCGCCCGGCGCATCTACCACGCCAAGGATGCCACTGGCCTGGCCATCCAGACGGCCCTCAGCGAAGCGGTGCGGAAGCACCCCAACATCCGCGTGCGGGAGGGGCTCTGCCTGGTGGACCTCATCACCAGTCCCCACCACTGCATCAGCCCGGTGCGGGTCTACGAGCCCATCCGCGTCCACGGCGCCTTCCTCTTCGACCCCGCTACGGGTGGGGTGGAAGGGCTCCTGGCCCGCCGGACGCTGCTGGCCACCGGCGGGTTGGGCTACCTCTACCTGCACACCACGAACCCCTCCGGGGCGACAGGAGACGGCCTGGCGGCGGCCTACCGGGCCAGCGCCCGCATCGTGAACTGCGAGTACCTCCAGTTCCATCCCACGACCCTCTACGTCCCCGGCAAGCCCCGGACCCTGCTGACCGAGGCGCTGCGGGGCGAGGGCGCCCAGCTGCTGAACCGGAAGGGCGAGCGGTTCATGGCGAAGTACGCGCCGGATCAGCTGGAACTGGCACCCCGCGACGTGGTGAGCCGGGCCATCTTCCAGGAGATGGCGGTCAGCGGTGAGCCTTGCGCCTACCTGGACCTGGCCCCAGTGGCGGCGAAGCTGGACCTCGACGAACACTTCCCCACGGTCATGGCCGCGTGCCACGCCGAGGGCATCGATCCCCACCGGCAGCCCATTCCCGTGGTGCCCGCCGCCCACTACTTCTGCGGCGGCGTGCTCGTGGACCTCGAAGGCCGCACCAGCCTGCCGGGGCTCTTCGCGGCAGGCGAGGTGGCCTGTACCGGACTCCACGGCGCCAACCGCCTGGCCTCCACGAGCCTCCTGGAGGGCCTGGTCTGGGGCTTCCACGGCGCCGATGCTGCGGTGCGGGAGCTGCGGGAGACGGTGGATCCGGATCCCGGTGACCTGGCCTCCTGGCGCATGCCGGAGGAGCCGGTGGAGACCGACCCCCTGCTCATCGACCAGGACTGGCGCCTCATCCGGAGCACCCTCTGGAACTATGCGGGCATCGTCCGCAGCAGCGCCCGCCTGGAGCGGGCCAAGGCGGACCTGCACTACCTGGCCCACCGCATCGAGCGGTTCTACCACGAGGCGCCCCTGAGCCGGGAGCTGCTCGAGCTGCGCAGCGGCATCCTCTGCGCGCGGCTGATCCTCAATGCCGCCCTCCAGAATCCCGAAAGCCGGGGCTGCCATTACCGGGTGGATTGA